CTGCTTCTGAAACACGGGCTTCAGCTGCCAAATGAAGCTCCGAGACTCTAGAGTGGCGCTCTGTTAATTCAGTGATGGTGTTCATGTGAGAAGCAAGCTGCTTTGCAGAAGTTTCCATCTCGGAACCTGTAGTAGTAAGCTTTTCTTCAAGATCTTTAACCTTGTCATTGAGCCGTGCATTATGTTCCGATAGAAGCTCATTCTCAGAGAGGTACGCGTCAGCTTTACCTTCTACTTCCAAGATCTTACTTTTAAGGTCATCATTGATGCTCTCGGAAGAAGCCAGCTTCTCCAAAATCTGATCAAGCTCTTTGTTTGCAGTTTCATATCTTTCAGTTGCTTCTGCTAGCTGCACTTGATAAGCTTTGACTTGAAGTTCTAGAGCTTCTACTTTCTCATGCAAAACTTTTGCATCAGAATCTCTGTTGGTGAAATTCGCAATCGCCTCCTGAAGTTTCAGGTCCGAGTCTCTTGTTAGAGTGTCGTATGATGATTCAAGTTCTGCACTTCTTGCAGTCACTTTCTCCAAGACTTGACTTTGCTGCTCGAGCTGTTCCTCAGCTAACTTAAGCTTATCCATAACTTCACTTTCCCTCATCCCAGTATCCTTAAGGTCATTTTCAATGCTCTCTAACCTCTGTTGTGAAATATTCAGTTCGTCCCGCAAGATGTTGAGTAGATTTTCTGCCTCAGATAGCTTTTCATTTGAGGTTTTTGACAAATCTTTTAAGTTTCTGTTCTCTTCTGTTGCTAAATTCAAGCTATCAGACaactctttttccttttccgtCGAGGCTTGCAGCGCAACCTCCAGGCTCGATGCTTTTAACTGGACCACCTCAAGCTCAGTTTCAAGTTCAGAAAcctttttgctgtttttcaaGGATTCTGCTTCCACATGCTCACATTTCTTTTCTAGCATGCTTATTTGATCTTCAAGCTCCTTAATCCTATACCTTTCTGTTTCAAGAAGTAGCTCTAATTCACTCACCTTTTTGCCAGCATCCACTGCTTTCAAATCTGATGTCTGAATTAAACTCTCAAGTTCAAGGCTGCGCTGATGAATCGTATTGGCTCGACCCTCATGATCAGTACATCTGTCTATCGCATTCTTTAATTCTATCTCAAGCTCAGAATTATGAGCTGTCAACTTTCCCAGCTCAGAGTCCTTTTCAGCTACTTTAGCCTGGATTTCTTGTAACTGATTGTCTAACTGTTGCTTCTCTTCCACCTCCTTCTTGAGTTCAGCATTCAGCTCAGACAATTTTTCAGACAACTCTTGCAGTTCCCTCTGATAATCATGGCTTTTTAGTTCTTCCAAATTCAGTAGTTGCTCTAGCTCAAGAGTCCGCTGTTCAGCCACAATACAGCGGGTTTCAGATTCTCTCAGctgcaatttttcttcttctgctgcCGCATTCAGGGCTTGTAGCATGCCCTCAAGCTCTACGTTTTTCTGGTTGGCCGTGCTGACAGCATGTCCTGATTCAGTGTGAAGCTCTTCAAGGGCTTTCAGTTTCTGTTCCAGTTCTTTGCTGTTCGCCACTGCTTCAGATAAAAGAGAATCAGCTTTGCAGAAATTCTCATCCGATTGCTGCAACTTAGCCTCAAGGTCATTACACAACTCCTTCATTTGGACAGAGTTATTGGTTAGATCAGAGACAGCATCTTCCAgcaattgtttttctttagttaatttttctaGATCTTCCTGCACGATTTTCATCTTTGTTTCCTGGTTCATCAAGATTTCTTTGACCTCTTCCTTTGCATTGACCTCCTCCCTAAGCTTCAATGTTAAATCTTCAAGCTGGGATGCTTTCTCATGAAGGCTTTCTTGGGTTGCTTTCAGCAAATTCTCAAGTGATGCAATATCGTCTTTAGCCTGAGATTGTGCAGCCCTTGAGAGTTCCAAGTCTTGAGACAGTTCACTGATAAGAGCTTCTTTTGAAGCTAGCGTCAGCTCTATTTCTTGCACCTGTGATTTTGAAAGCTCCAATTCTCCCCGAGCAGTAGCAAGCTCAGTAGTTGTGCTTGTCAGTGCCTCTTCTACTTTCTGATTTTCAGCAATCTTTTCGTACAAGCTTTTCAGCTCGTCTTGTAAAGAAGCCATCTGATCTTCCGTTTCTTTGGCAGTAGATTTTGCCTCCTCAAGCAACCTCTCAAATTCCACGGCTCTCTTCATCTCCGACTCAGCATGCAAACCACTCTGATTATGCAATTCCTCAAACTTTTGCGCTTCTCCAATAGAATTTTGCAACTCGAGTTCAAGCTCTTCCATCCTCTTTCTTGATGTCTCTAGCTCAAGGCCAAGACTGTCAAATGCTTCCTTCACATTTACCAAATCCTTGTGCTTCTCTTCTTGAGCTTGCAGTGCCTCTTGCAAAGTTTTGATTTGTTCGTTATATCTCTCCTCTGCTTCTGAAATCTGTTCGAGCAGCTTTTTGTTGCTAAGTTCAAGCTCATCTTGTTTCTTCATACTTTCAAGATGCTTCTCTTTCGTGAGCAAGAGTTCATCTTGCAGCTGCGTGTTCTCTGATTCAGCTTCCTTTAACACACCAGAAATCCTCTGCAGTTCATTTTCAAGCTCTTTAACTTTTTCCTGTGATTCCAGCAACTCCCGGGTTACTTCTGGATTGCTAGCTGTATGCTCAGCGACGGATGGTTTTTCTTCTGCTACTGAATTTACCTCAGCAGTGTGAGAACGATCCTTCGCATCAACTGACTCTTTCTCTACCTTTATGAATTCACCTTCAAGGGCcgtttcttcctcttctttcttcccTTCCTCCGTTTTGTCAACAGTGTTCTCTTCTATTATCTGAAgcgaaaattttcaaaagaataagaataaaattcaGCAAAAATCACAAGAACATCTCATCCTAGAAAGGGTAATCTTTCAATTATAACTAAATCTTagccaaatatttattatgatcacTGCAGGAAAGCAAAAGAGCTCTCACCTTAACAGGAACCCCATTGCTCTCAACTTCCTCAGCCAGCTTTGTCACTGGTACTTCCTCACTTATAAGTGTCTCTTCTGCCATGACTGAATGAATTGCAACTTACTCTAATATGTAATCCTGAGAGTATCAGCACAAGAAATAAGTCGATCGATAAATTTGTagaataatgtaataattattggGCCTCATTACTCCACAAAAGAACTTTTAACAGAGGGTGTATTCGGATTAGTAAATTTagatttgaaagaaaaatttgaaaaaaaaattcaaacggctctatttgaataatttgaaatacatccatattcactaaatataatttaaaattcaaataaaatgatttaaaacttttaaatttaaaattatacaaacatatATGAAGAATTTGTTATTAAGGATT
This genomic stretch from Sesamum indicum cultivar Zhongzhi No. 13 linkage group LG16, S_indicum_v1.0, whole genome shotgun sequence harbors:
- the LOC105178583 gene encoding myosin-9 translates to MAEETLISEEVPVTKLAEEVESNGVPVKIIEENTVDKTEEGKKEEEETALEGEFIKVEKESVDAKDRSHTAEVNSVAEEKPSVAEHTASNPEVTRELLESQEKVKELENELQRISGVLKEAESENTQLQDELLLTKEKHLESMKKQDELELSNKKLLEQISEAEERYNEQIKTLQEALQAQEEKHKDLVNVKEAFDSLGLELETSRKRMEELELELQNSIGEAQKFEELHNQSGLHAESEMKRAVEFERLLEEAKSTAKETEDQMASLQDELKSLYEKIAENQKVEEALTSTTTELATARGELELSKSQVQEIELTLASKEALISELSQDLELSRAAQSQAKDDIASLENLLKATQESLHEKASQLEDLTLKLREEVNAKEEVKEILMNQETKMKIVQEDLEKLTKEKQLLEDAVSDLTNNSVQMKELCNDLEAKLQQSDENFCKADSLLSEAVANSKELEQKLKALEELHTESGHAVSTANQKNVELEGMLQALNAAAEEEKLQLRESETRCIVAEQRTLELEQLLNLEELKSHDYQRELQELSEKLSELNAELKKEVEEKQQLDNQLQEIQAKVAEKDSELGKLTAHNSELEIELKNAIDRCTDHEGRANTIHQRSLELESLIQTSDLKAVDAGKKVSELELLLETERYRIKELEDQISMLEKKCEHVEAESLKNSKKVSELETELEVVQLKASSLEVALQASTEKEKELSDSLNLATEENRNLKDLSKTSNEKLSEAENLLNILRDELNISQQRLESIENDLKDTGMRESEVMDKLKLAEEQLEQQSQVLEKVTARSAELESSYDTLTRDSDLKLQEAIANFTNRDSDAKVLHEKVEALELQVKAYQVQLAEATERYETANKELDQILEKLASSESINDDLKSKILEVEGKADAYLSENELLSEHNARLNDKVKDLEEKLTTTGSEMETSAKQLASHMNTITELTERHSRVSELHLAAEARVSEAEAKLEEALQKYNLRDLEARDLNDKLKAIDAQVKTYEEQAQESSAILKTRELELEQILLKSRDLMDELERNSGQSKKEIDTLVGENSQLTQDLASCKSQLNELQTKLSSISSEKDDTVEALNTARKEIEELKQQLVSEGQKLQSQISSVMEENNLLNETFQSSKKDLQTIIENLEEQLKEQKSNEDALKAKLEILHAEVGQKDELQNHLKELEKQLATAEAQLKEEKELSIQKDLEREAALKHSFEELDAKKKEVLVLENQVKDLEQRLQLADAKSKEKDTEGAAPEHKDETIKSREIESFSSTPSKRKSKKKSESASAPALASDTQRHTTEASPAMNLKFILGVAIVSVIVGIILGKRY